The genomic interval CGCCTTCGTCGGCCCCCTGCTCTCGCTGGTCCTCGCCGGCCTCTTCTACCTCGGCATGCAGGCCGTCGAGCCCGGCACCGTCCCCGGCGTCCTGCTCGCCGGCCTGATGATCTCCAACCTGCTGGTCGCGATCTTCAACCTGCTCCCCGGCCTCCCGCTGGACGGCGGCCGGATGCTCCGGGCCGTCGTCTGGAAGATCAGCGGCAACCCTATGACCGGCACCGTCGCCGCCGCCTGGGTCGGCCGCGCGCTCGCCGTCGCCGTCCTCGTCGGCCTGCCGCTCCTCTCCCGCGCCGCGGGCGGCTCCGAGGACCTCGGCGGCGTCGACTCCCTCACCGACGCCCTGCTCGCCGCGATCCTCGCCGCCATCATCTGGACCGGCGCCGGCAACAGCCTCCGCATGGCCCGGCTGCGCGAGCGCCTCCCCGACCTCCGGGCCCGCACCCTCACCCGCCGGGCCGTGCCCGTGGAGCCCGCCACCCCGCTCTCCGAGGCCCTGCGCCGCGCCGCCGAGGCCGGCGCCCGCGCCCTCGTCGTCGTGGACCCCCACGGCACCCCCACCGCGCTCGTCCGCGAGGCCGCCATCATCGGCGTCCCCGAACACCGCCGCCCCTGGGTCGCCGTCAGCGCCCTCGCCCAGGACCTCAAGGACGGCATGCGCGTCTCCGCCGAGCTCGGCGGCGAGGAACTCCTCGACACCCTGCGCGCCACCCCCGCCACCGAGTACCTCGTCGTCGAGGAGACCGGCGAGGTCTACGGAGTGCTCTCCACCACCGACGTCGAGCGCGCCTTCGTGGCCGCCATGGCGCGACCCCAGCCTCAGGGCCGGTAGGCTGGTCACATGTCCGAACCGACCGGTGCCGCCCGTCGTCGCGGCCCCTTCCAGGTCGGGGACCAGGTCCAGCTCACCGACCCCAAGGGACGCCACTACACCTTCACGCTCGAAGCCGGGAAGCAGTTCCACACCCACAAGGGTGCCTTCCCGCACGACGAGCTGATCGGTGCCCCCGAGGGCAGTGTTGTCCGTACCACGGGAAACGTCGCCTACCTCGCGCTGCGCCCCCTGCTCCCCGACTATGTCCTGTCCATGCCGCGCGGTGCCGCGGTGGTCTACCCCAAGGACGCGGGGCAGATCCTGGCCATGGCCGACATCTTCCCCGGCGCCCGCGTCGTGGAAGCCGGCGTCGGCTCAGGCTCCCTGAGCAGCTTCCTGCTGCGCGCCATCGGCGACCAGGGCATGCTGCACTCCTACGAGCGCCGTGCCGACTTCGCCGAGATCGCCACGCAGAACGTGGAGCGCTACTTCGGCGGCCCGCACCCCGCCTGGCAGCTCACCGTCGGCGACCTCCAGGACAACCTGTCCGACACGGACGTCGACCGCGTCATCCTCGACATGCTCGCCCCCTGGGAGTGCCTCGAGGTCGTCCGTAAGGCGCTCGTCCCCGGCGGCATCCTCTGCTGCTACGTGGCCACCACCACCCAGCTCGCCCGGACCGTCGAGTCCATCCGCGAGATCGGCTGCTTCGCCGAGCCGTCGGCCTGGGAGACCATGGTCCGCACCTGGCACGTGGAGGGCCTGGCCGTCCGCCCGGACCACCGCATGATCGGGCACACCGGCTTCCTGCTCACCGCCCGCCGCCTCGCGGACGGCGTCGAGCCGCCGCTGCGCCGCCGCCGCCCCGCGAAGGGCGCCTACGGCGAGGACTACGACGGCCCCGGCAGCCAGAGCGGCTCCGCCGAGCGCTAGTCCGGCCCCCGCCGGCCGGAGCCTTCCGGCCGCATCACCACCCACGGCGCCGCCGCCGGGAACCGCACCGCGGAACTCGGCGGCGGCGCCCGTTCGTTGACCCCGCCCGGGCCCGGCGCGGCAGGCCCCTCACATGTGGCAAAACCCCCTGTTCCCCGGCGCGGCGCCGTATGGCACGATGCGGATCATCCCCCGCAGCCACCGCCCACAGGAGTCAGCGCGCGTGCAGTCACCGGCAGGACCCACACCGTCCACCGCCGCGGGTCCGCTCCCGCACGCCCGCCCGCGCCCCGCGCACTGGGCGGTCACCGCCGCCGCGCTGGCCGCCGTGATCGCCGCGGCCACCCTGGCCGGCCCCGCACGGGAGGCGCCCGCGGCCCCCACGCGCGCCTCCGCGGCCGCGCCCGACCCCTCCGCCGCGCGCTACCCCCTGGACTGCGGCGGCGGCACGGGTCCCGAGGTCGTCCAGCGGGCCACCGCCGACCTCGACGGCGACGGGCGGCCCGAGACCGCGGCCGTCGTCCGCTGCCGCTCCGGCGCCGGCACGGCCCCCAGCGGCCTCTACGTCCTCGCCCCGGCCGCGTCGCCCGGCGAGCCGCCCCGGATCACGGCGACCCTCGTCGACCCGGCCCAGCGGATGAGCGTCACCCGCTTCGCGGTGACCGGCGGCACCGTTTCGGCCACTCTCCTCGGCTATTCCACCCCACGGGTGCCGCGTTGCTGCCCCGACCTCAGCCGGGCCGTCGAATGGCGGTGGCAGGGCGGCAAGTTCGTACTGACCGCCCTGCCCGTCGCGGGGAGTGTGTGAGCCGTCACTCCGCGTCGGGGCCGTAGACCTCGACCTTGTCCGAAACCCTGCGGACGTGGATGCAGTCGCCCGGGCAGTCCTTCGCGGACTCCCGGACGTCGGCGAGCAGCGGCAACGGCACCGGAGTGGTGGCGCCCTGCTCCTGGAGGAGCTCGTCGTCCGGGCTCTTCACATAGGCCAGCCCGTCGATGTCCAGCTCGAAGACCTCGGGGGCGTACTGGGCACAGATACCGTCGCCGGTACACAGGTCCTGGTCGATCCAGACTTCCAGGTCGCCGAGTCCTTCTTCCTGCACGGTCATCTCGCCTGCCGTTTCCTGCGTACGTGAACCAATTGGAGCCAGCCCTGACGGGTGTTGACCGACTCGACGATACAACCGCCCGCTTTCCGATGTTGATGGGTGGGTATTCCCCTGCTGTGAGGACGTGCGCAAGGGTGAAGATCGGACACACTCCGACCGGGTTTGTGATCTAGGGGTTTCAACCTGCACCGGCCCAGGTAGGGTCAGGAAGCGTCCAGCTCCCCTTGGAGGAGGTGAGGACCGTGGCAGCCCACGACGACGACATGAACCGCGGCATCCGGCCGGGACGAGGGTCTGACGACCTCGCGAGCCAGGTTGCCTATTTCGAGCAGGAGATCGCCGTCCTGCGGCGCAAGCTCGCCGACTCTCCGCGTCACACGAGGATTCTCGAAGAGCGGATCGTCGAGCTCCAGACGAACCTGGCCGGCGTGTCCGCCCAGAACGAGCGGCTCGCCAATACCCTCCGCGAGGCCCGCGACCAGATCGTCGCGCTCAAGGAGGAGGTCGACCGGCTCGCGCAGCCGCCGGCCGGCTTCGGGGTCTTCCTACAGGCGAACGACGACGGCACGGCCGACATCTTCACCGGAGGCCGCAAACTCCGGGTCAATGTCAGTCCGAGCATCGATCCGGAGGACCTCCGGCGCGGCCAGGAGGTCATGCTCAACGAAGCGCTCAACGTGGTCGAGGCCATGGAGTACGAGCGGGCCGGGGACATCGTCACCCTCAAGGAGATCCTTGAGGACGGCGAGCGGGCCCTGGTCATCGGGCACACCGACGAGGAGCGGGTGGTGAGGCTCGCCGAGCCGCTGCTGGACACCACCATCCGCCCCGGCGACGCCCTCCTGCTCGAACCCCGCTCCGGCTATGTCTACGAGGTCATCCCGAAGAGCGAGGTCGAGGAGCTCGTCCTCGAAGAGGTCCCGGACATCGACTACACGAAGATCGGCGGCCTGGGGAACCAGATCGAGCTGATCCGCGACGCGGTCGAGCTCCCCTACCTCTACCCCGACCTCTTCAAGGAGCACGAACTGCGGCCGCCCAAGGGCGTGCTGCTGTACGGCCCGCCCGGCTGCGGTAAGACGCTGATCGCCAAGGCCGTCGCCAACTCCCTTGCCAAGAAGGTCGCCGAGGTCACCGGCCAGCCCGCCGGGAAGAGCTTCTTCCTCAACATCAAGGGCCCCGAGCTGCTCAACAAGTACGTCGGCGAGACCGAGCGGCACATCCGGCTGATCTTCCAGCGCGCCCGGGAGAAGGCGAGCGAGGGCACGCCCGTCATCGTCTTCTTCGACGAGATGGACTCCCTCTTCCGCACCCGCGGCTCCGGTGTCAGCTCGGACGTGGAGAACACCATCGTCCCCCAGCTGCTCTCCGAGATCGACGGCGTGGAGGGCCTGGAGAACGTCATCGTCATCGGCGCCTCCAACCGCGAGGACATGATCGACCCCGCGATCCTGCGCCCCGGCCGCCTCGATGTGAAGATCAAGATCGAGCGTCCGGACGCGGAGGCCGCCAAGGACATCTTCTCGAAGTACCTCACGGCCACCCTGCCCATCCACGCGGACGACCTCTCGGAGCACGGCGGCGACGGCAAGGCCGCCGTGGCGGGCATGATCCAGTCGGTCGTCGAGCAGATGTACGCGGAGTCCGAGGAGAACCGCTTCCTGGAGGTCACCTACGCCAACGGTGACAAGGAGGTCCTGTACTTCAAGGACTTCAACTCGGGCGCGATGATCCAGAACATCGTGGACCGGGCCAAGAAGATGGCGATCAAGGCCTTCCTCGACCACAACCAGAAGGGTCTGCGCGTCTCCCACCTGCTCGCCGCCTGCGTGGACGAGTTCAAGGAGAACGAGGACCTGCCCAACACCACGAACCCGGACGACTGGGCCCGGATCTCCGGCAAGAAGGGCGAGCGGATCGTCTTCATCCGCACCCTGGTCACCGGAAAGCAGGGTGCCGACACCGGTCGCTCGATCGACACGGTGGCGAATACCGGTCAGTATCTGTAGCGCGTCGTCCGGCCGCGGATGCCCTGTCCCTCCCGCCCCGGTGGGGGGACGCCCGGGGCGTCCGCGGCCGGACGTGTTTTTCCCGGGATCCCGGCCATGTTTCCGCCAGGATTTCGCCACGGGGACATCGATCGCCCTGGTACGGCACGAACCGGAGCAATGACTGTAATGATCTCCCCACCGCCGCAAAGCCGTTCTAGGCTCTTCGATACCGCCGCGATGCGCAGCGCGGGATCGGGGGCCGCACAGCGAGCGGACGCGCGGCGGTACTTGAGCGCCGACCCCACCAGGGGGCGGCGCCGGGCAAGGAGGGCCGCATGACCGTACGGCGAGTAATGGGCATTGAGACGGAGTACGGGATCTCCGTCCCCGGTCACCCGAACGCCAATGCCATGCTCACCTCGTCCCAGATCGTCAACGCCTACGCGGCGGCGATGCACCGGGCGCGGCGAGCCCGCTGGGACTTCGAGGAGGAGAACCCGCTGCGGGACGCCCGCGGCTTCGACCTCGCCCGTGAGGCCGCCGACTCCAGCCAGCTCACGGACGAGGACATCGGCCTGGCCAATGTCATCCTCACCAACGGCGCGCGGCTGTACGTCGACCACGCGCACCCCGAGTACAGCTCCCCCGAGATCACCAACCCCCGCGACGCCGTCCTCTGGGACAAGGCGGGAGAGCGGATCATGGCGGAGGCCGCCGAGCGCGCCGCCCAGCTGCCCGGAGCCCAGCCGATCCACCTCTACAAGAACAACACCGACAACAAGGGCGCGTCCTACGGCACCCACGAGAACTACCTGATGAAGCGGGAGACCCCCTTCTCGGACATCGTGCGCCACCTGACGCCCTTCTTCGTCTGCCGGCAGGTGGTCACCGGCGCCGGCCGGGTGGGCATCGGCCAGGACGGCCACGAGCACGGCTTCCAGCTCAGCCAGCGCGCCGACTACTTCGAGGTCGAGGTCGGCCTGGAGACCACCCTCAAGCGGCCCATCATCAACACCCGGGACGAGCCCCACGCGGACGCCGAGAAGTACCGCCGGCTCCATGTGATCATCGGTGACGCCAACCTCTCGGAGATCTCCACCTACCTGAAGCTGGGCACCACGGCCCTGGTGCTCTCCATGATCGAGGACGGCTTCATCGCCTCCGACCTCGCCGTGGAGCAGCCGGTCCGCACGCTCCACCAGGTCAGCCACGACCCCACGCTCAAGCGCCTCATCACGCTCCGCAGCGGCCGTACGCTCACGGCCGTGCAGCTCCAGATGGAGTACTTCGAGCTGGCCCGCAAGTACGTGGAGGACCGCTTCGGCGCCGACGCGGACGAGCAGACCAAGGACGTCCTGGCCCGCTGGGAGGACGTCCTGGGCCGGCTGGAGCACGACCCGATGAGCCTCGCGGGCGAGCTGGACTGGGTGGCCAAGCGCGAGCTCCTGGAGGGCTACCGCCGCCGCGACGGCCTGGACTGGGACGCGGCCCGGCTGCACCTCGTCGACCTCCAGTACGCGGACGTGCGCCCGGACAAGGGCCTCTACAACCGCCTCGTGGCCCGCGGCAGGATGAAGCGGCTCCTGGAGGAGACCGAGGTGGAGCGGGCCCGCACGGCGCCGCCGGAGGACACCCGCGCCTACTTCCGCGGCCGCTGCCTGGAGCAGTACGCGGACGACGTGGCCGCGGCCTCCTGGGACTCCGTGATCTTCGACCTGCCGGGCCGTGACTCGCTGCAACGGGTGCCCACCCTGGAGCCACTGCGCGGCACGCGCAACCACGTCAAGGAGCTCCTCGACCGCTGTCGCACCGCCGAGGACCTGGTCCGGGTGCTGTCCGGAGGCTGAGCGGAGGTCCCTTCCGGCCAGGGGCGCCGGTGGGGTCTGAGAGGGCTGCGTTCAGGGAATCATCACGGTGGTTCCGGGACGTTGTAGCAAGTACGGGGCCGATGTCGGACCCTGCTTGTAGGGTCGGATCTTGTACGGCCGAGTACGTCGAAGTACCTCTGATCTTGTACGTCGAACCGAGCGGGGTGAGGGATATGGCGACCAAGGACACCGGCGGCGGGCAGCAGAAGGCCACGCGATCCACGGAGGACGTGGAGGAGCAGGCGCAGGACGCGCAGGTCTCGGAAGATCTCAAGGAACGGCAGGAGAAGCTCTCCGACGACGTCGACTCCGTGCTGGACGAGATCGACGACGTCCTTGAGGAGAATGCGGAGGATTTCGTCCGGAGCTTCGTGCAAAAGGGCGGCGAGTAGCCCTCCGCCGGCGCCGCGGGTGCGGCCCGGTCCGGACCGGGCCGCGCGGCCCGGTGGGGCGCGCGGGCGGGGCGCGCGTGATCCGTCCCGCTGCTCCTTCCGGGGATATCTATCACGATCATGGGACGGGTAAGGTCCCTCGCGTACGGTGCCTCGGCCGCGACGCGGCGCCGGGGCAGTTCATGGATCGGGCGGACGCGAAGGGCGGGCCGCCGCATATCTGGAAGGAAACGTGTGGAAGCCAACACTCGTAGCACCGGGCGTCTACCAGCTGCCTTCCTGACACCCGGCTCCTCGTCGTTCATGGATTTCCTCGGCTCCCACGCGCCGGAGCTGCTGCCGGGCAACCGGGCGCTGCCACCGGTGCAGGGCGCCGTCGAGATCCCGCACGGTACGACGATCGTCGCGGCGTCGTTCCCCGGCGGTGTGGTGCTCGCCGGTGACCGGCGGGCGACGATGGGCAATGTCATCGCGCAGCGCGACATCGAGAAGGTCTTCCCGGCCGACGAGTACTCCGCGGTCGGCATCGCCGGCACCGCCGGGCTGGCCGTCGAGATGGTCAAGCTCTTCCAGCTGGAGCTGGAGCACTTCGAGAAGGTCGAAGGGGTGCAGCTCTCCCTGGAGGGCAAGGCGAACCGGCTGTCCACGATGATCCGCAGCAACCTCGGCATGGCCATGCAGGGCCTCGCCGTGGTGCCGCTCTTCGCGGGCTGGGACGTCGACCGGCAAAAGGGCCGCATCTTCTCCTACGACGTGACCGGCGGGCGCTCGGAGGAGCACGGCTTCGCGGCCACCGGCTCCGGGTCGGTCTTCGCCCGGGGCTCGCTCAAGAAGCTCTTCCGCCCGGACCTGACGGAGAGTCAGACCACCACGCTCGTCGTCCAGGCGCTGTACGACGCCGCCGACGACGACTCCGCGACCGGCGGACCGGACCTCGCCCGCAGGATCTATCCGATCGTCACCGTCATCACCGACGAGGGCTTCCGGAAGCTGACCGAGGCCGAGTGCTCGGAGGTCGTCCGCGCGATCCACGACCGCCGGCTGGAGGAGCCGGACGGTCCCCGAGCCGCGCTCCTCTGAATGCACCCGCCACTGACAGAAAGGGACGGATAGCCGGTGTCGACGCCGTTCTACGTCTCCCCCCAGCAGGCCATGGCCGACCGCGCCGAATACGCCCGCAAGGGCATCGCGCGCGGCCGGAGCGTCGTCGTGCTCCAGTACACCGACGGCGTTGTCTTCGTCGCCGAGAACCCGTCCCGCGCGCTCCACAAGGTCAGCGAGATCTACGACCGGATCGCCTTCGCCGCGGTCGGGAAGTACAACGAATTCGAGAACCTCCGCATCGGCGGCGTCCGCTACGCCGACCTGCGGGGCTACACCTACGACCGGGACGACGTCACGGCCCGCGGCCTGGCCAACGTCTACGCCCAGACGCTGGGCAACATCTTCTCCAGCGCCGGTGAGAAGCCGTACGAGGTCGAGCTGATCGTCGCCGAGGTCGGGGCCGGCCCGGAGAACGACCAGATCTACCGCCTGCCGCACGACGGCTCCATCGTCGACGAGCACGGCTCCGTCGCGGTCGGTGGCAACGCCGACCAGATCAGCAGCTATCTGGACCAGCGCCACCGGGACGGGATGACCCTCTCCGAGGCGCTCAAGCTCGCCGTCGAGTCCCTCACCCGGGACAACAACGGCGGGGAGCGCACGCTCACGGCGGAGCAGCTGGAGGTCGCGGTCCTGGACCGTACGCGGCCGCAGCAGCGGAAGTTCAAGCGGCTGCTCGGGCGGCAGCTGTCGCGTCTGCTGGAAGGCGCCAGCGGCGCCTCCGCGGCGGACGAGCCGGACGAGGAGCAGGAGAGCTCGGAGGACTGAGTCCTCACCCGCGCCGGACGGGCTGGGGACTCCGGCCCGTCCGGCTCCTGAGGGCACCGCGCGGCGCGCGGAAAGAGGGCGGTGTCAGCCCCCGGCCGCCGTCGTCGTGCCCCGGACGACGAGTTCCACGGGGAGCAGGCGCGGCGCGACCGGCCCCCCGTCCAGCACCCCCATCAGCGCCCGCATGCCCGCCTCGCCCACCTCCTCGGCCGGCAGCCGGACGGTCGTGAGCTCCGGTTCGACCGCCGTGGCCAGGGACAGGTCGTCGAAGCCGGTCACCGAGAGGTCCTCGGGCACCCTGAGGCCGAGCCGCCGGGCGGCCTTGCAGGTACCCGCGGCGAGGACGTCGTCGTCGCAGACCAGCGCGGTCGGCCGGGGCCCCGGCCGGGTGAGGGCGTGTTCGGCGGCGCGGAGGCCGTCGGCGACGGTCAGCGGGGCCCGCACCACGCTCAGCTCCGTGCCGGGCGTTCCCCGCAGCGCCTCGGCGAGGGCCGCGGCCCGTACCCGGAAGGTCCAGGAGTCGATGTCCGCCGCGAGGTGGACGAAGCGGCGGTGGCCCAGGGCGAGCAGGTGCCCGGCGGCCTGCCGCATACCGTCGGCGAGGTCGAGGTTGACGGTCGTGGCGGCCTCCGCGCGCTCCGGGTCGCTGTCGAGCATGACCAGCGGCAGCCCGCCCTCGCGCAGCGCGCCCAGCGCCTCCGCCGCCATGGAGGAGGCGATCACGCCGTCCAGCGTGGCGCGGGCGGAGGCGAAGGGGTCGCGGGCGGGGCCGACGCCCTCGGGCGAGGGGTAGAGGACCACCCCGATGCCGTGTTCGGCGGCCACCCGGGCGGCCCCGGTGTAGACACGGGCGAAGAATTCGTTGGTGAGCGCCGGTACGACCAGCAGCGCGGTGCGGGTGCGGCCGAGCCGGAGGTTCCGGGCCGCGAGGTTGGGGCGGTAGCCCAGGCTGCGCGCGGCGGAGCGCACGGATTCGGCGGTGCGCTCGGAGACACGGCCGCGCCACTTCTCACCCATCACGAGGGAGACCGTGGCCTGTGAGACGCCCGCGACGCGGGCGACGTCCCGGCTGGTGGCGCGGGCCCCGGTGCGGGGGCCGCGGATGCTGGGCCAGCGGTTCCCGGGAGCGGCGCCGGGCCCCCCGCCCGAGCCCGTCGCGGCGGCCGCGGCCGCCTCCCCCTGGTCCTCTTCGTTGCCGTCCGTGCTGGTCACTGGCCTGGTCACTGGCTGTCTCCCCGATCGCCGCGCCCACAGGGTTGGACCCGTGGGCTGCGGCCATGGTACGTATAACGTCGCTAGTTATACGTAAAACCGGAATGGCTCGGTCGAAAACGACCCGGTCGAACGAGAGGCGGACCATGGCGTCGGCGGGTGGCGGTTATGTCGAGATGCTCAGAACGAAGCATGCGGCACGGTTGCTGACCGGCACCCTCGTGGGCCGCCTGCCCAACGCGACCGCCGCGCTGGCGATCGTGCTCTTCGTCCGCGCCGAGGGCGGCAGCTACACCCTCGCCGGAGCGCTCTCCGCCGTCTACGGCGTGGCCAACGCCTTCGGTCAGCCGCTGCTCGGGCGGGCCGTCGACGTCCACGGCCAGCCGCGCGTCATCCTGCCCTCGGCCGTCCTGGCCGCGCTCGGCATGACGCTCTTCACCGTGGTCGGCCTGGACCCGCTGCTGCTGTCCTACGCCGCCATGGTGGTGGCCGGCTTCTTCACGCCGCCGCTGGAGGGCGGGCTGCGCGCCCTGTGGCCCTCCGTCCTCAAGAGCGAGGACGACATCCACGCCGCGTACTCCCTCGACGCGATAGCCCAGGAACTGATCTACGTGGTCGGTCCGCTGATCGTCATGCGGATCGTGGCCTTCTGGTCCGAGGCCGGCGCGCTGTTCGTCCTCAACATCCTCGGACTCCTCGGCGCCCTCGCGGTCGTCACCTCGCCGCCCTCGCGGAAGTGGCGCAGCGAGGCCCGTGAGGCGCACTGGCTGGGCGCGCTGCGCTCCCGCGGGCTGCTGGTGCTCCTCGGCGCGTTCTTCTTCATCGGCTCGGCCCTGGGCTCGATAGCCGTGGCCGCGGTGGCCTACGGCGACGACCACGGTGGGGGCGGCGTCGCCAGCTACCTCCTGTCGGCCCTCGGCGTCGGCGCCCTCATCGGCGGTTCGATCTACGGCGCCCGGCAGTGGCCCGGCACGCCGGAGCAGCGGCTGCGGGTGCTCGTCGCGGGCCTGGCCGTGGGCTATGTGCCGCTGCTGCTGGTCCCGGGCGTCGTCAGCATGACGATCCTGGCCGGTGTGGCCGGTGTCTTCCTCGCGCCCTCGCTGGCCTGCGCGTTCGTCGTCGTGGACCGGCACGCCCCGCGCGGCACCGTCACGGAGGCGTTCTCCTGGCTGGTGACGTCCTTCGGCGTGGGCGCCGCCATCGGCACCGCCTTCGTCGGCCCCGCGGTCGAGTACGGCGGCGCGACGGCGGGTTTCGTGGTCGCCGTCGGCAGCGGAGCCACCGCCCTGCTCGTCCTTCTGGTGGCGCGCCGCTCCCTGCGCGCTCCCGAATCCTCGGGGACGGTCGTGGCGCGGTCGGAAAATGATCGAAACGGTGCCGTCGAACCCGGTTTCAGCGCAGGGGTTCAGGCGTAATGTTCAGGCATGGACCGCCGCATTTTCGGGCTGGAGAACGAGTACGGCGTCACGTGCACCTTCAGGGGACAGCGCCGGCTGTCACCTGACGAAGTGGCGCGCTACCTCTTCCGCCGTGTCGTTTCCTGGGGCGCAGCAGCAACGTCTTCCTGCGCAATGGTGCCCGGCTCTACCTCGATGTGGGTTCGCACCCGGAATACGCAACTCCCGAGTGCGACAGCGTGATCGAGCTGGTCACCCATGACAAGGCGGGCGAGCGCATTCTCGAAGGCCTGCTCGTCGACGCCGAACGGCGCCTGCACGAGGAGGGGATCGCGGGCGACGTCTATCTCTTCAAGAACAACACCGACTCCGCGGGGAACTCCTACGGCTGCCACGAGAACTACCTCGTGGCCCGGCACGGGGAGTTCTCCCGGCTCGCGGACATCCTCATCCCCTTCCTGGTGACGCGGCAGCTGCTGTGCGGCGCCGGGAAGGTCCTCCAGACCCCGCGTGGGGCGGTCTACTGCGTCAGCCAGCGCGCGGAGCACATCTGGGAGGGCGTCAGCTCGGCCACGACCCGCTCGCGCCCGATCATCAACACCCGGGACGAGCCGCACGCCGACGCCGAGCGCTACCGCCGGCTGCACGTGATCGTCGGCGACTCGAACATGTCCGAGACCACGATGCTGCTCAAGGTCGGCGCCACCGATCTGGTGCTGCGCATGATCGAGGCGGGCACGGTGATGCGGGACCTGACCCTGGAGAACCCGATCCGGGCCATCCGTGAGGTCAGCCACGACATCACGGGAAGACGAAAGGTGCGCCTCGCCAGCGGCCGGGAGGCCTCG from Streptomyces albireticuli carries:
- a CDS encoding MFS transporter, coding for MLRTKHAARLLTGTLVGRLPNATAALAIVLFVRAEGGSYTLAGALSAVYGVANAFGQPLLGRAVDVHGQPRVILPSAVLAALGMTLFTVVGLDPLLLSYAAMVVAGFFTPPLEGGLRALWPSVLKSEDDIHAAYSLDAIAQELIYVVGPLIVMRIVAFWSEAGALFVLNILGLLGALAVVTSPPSRKWRSEAREAHWLGALRSRGLLVLLGAFFFIGSALGSIAVAAVAYGDDHGGGGVASYLLSALGVGALIGGSIYGARQWPGTPEQRLRVLVAGLAVGYVPLLLVPGVVSMTILAGVAGVFLAPSLACAFVVVDRHAPRGTVTEAFSWLVTSFGVGAAIGTAFVGPAVEYGGATAGFVVAVGSGATALLVLLVARRSLRAPESSGTVVARSENDRNGAVEPGFSAGVQA